In Romeriopsis navalis LEGE 11480, the following are encoded in one genomic region:
- a CDS encoding FHA domain-containing protein produces the protein MTQPLDQKHLFVIEDDKGRREYFLDAPIYSLGRHPKCDIQIFSQFISRRHATLAQFPNEDGSFCYHIIDGNLKGQPSANGLLVNGNKQQNYALKNTDKIDFGSDVRATYHLLCHEPIEADLPGEALTTSIDLAEIGIQNLHAAVSGTC, from the coding sequence ATGACCCAACCCCTTGACCAAAAGCATTTGTTTGTAATCGAAGATGACAAAGGACGACGAGAATATTTTCTCGATGCGCCGATTTATTCGCTCGGTCGGCACCCAAAGTGCGATATTCAGATTTTCTCGCAGTTTATCTCGCGTCGCCATGCCACACTCGCGCAGTTTCCGAATGAGGATGGGTCTTTCTGCTATCACATTATTGATGGCAACCTTAAAGGGCAGCCGAGTGCGAATGGCTTGTTGGTGAATGGCAACAAGCAGCAAAACTATGCGCTGAAAAATACGGATAAGATCGATTTTGGTTCAGATGTTCGAGCTACTTATCACTTGCTATGCCATGAGCCGATTGAGGCAGATCTGCCGGGTGAAGCCTTAACAACGTCGATCGACCTTGCCGAAATAGGCATTCAAAATCTGCATGCTGCTGTGTCCGGCACCTGCTAA
- a CDS encoding leucine-rich repeat domain-containing protein: MSSKTLTVGAIVLATGLSQGLVATQPAVAAKYSAATAKTFYEWCMVPRKTSAVKATVEALFWAAGTKRCAQAAKRLVDREELTLKNLSVRDLRPIAGLPKLKKLVLDRNPVRDLSPLRQLKQLQMLSVNYSTLKTLKGIEQLESLEALSIDRTLVTDLGPIGRVSQLRELSARGNGIQNIASLSGLKKLRYLALENNRIDELTPLTFLTELQELHLSRNAIRSIQPLSGLVVLKTLILSHNKIQDFRTLQVLPSLKRVELLGMVITKNPCPLMLKRGICVYHQKPGSEKVAKELITPSRSSEPKKLESNSIKPVKN; this comes from the coding sequence ATGTCATCTAAAACTTTGACTGTTGGTGCAATTGTCCTGGCAACTGGATTGAGCCAAGGGCTGGTCGCGACCCAGCCAGCAGTGGCAGCAAAGTATAGTGCTGCTACTGCTAAGACTTTCTATGAGTGGTGTATGGTGCCACGGAAAACATCGGCGGTGAAGGCGACTGTCGAGGCTTTGTTTTGGGCGGCAGGGACAAAACGTTGTGCGCAAGCGGCAAAGCGGCTAGTCGATCGTGAGGAACTCACGCTAAAGAATTTGAGTGTGCGCGATTTGCGCCCGATCGCTGGACTGCCAAAACTGAAAAAATTGGTGCTCGATCGCAATCCCGTTAGGGATCTATCGCCACTGCGGCAGTTAAAGCAACTGCAAATGCTCAGTGTGAACTACAGCACACTGAAGACGCTGAAGGGAATCGAGCAGCTTGAAAGTCTGGAGGCTTTATCGATCGATCGGACATTGGTGACGGATTTAGGGCCGATCGGAAGGGTATCACAGTTACGTGAGTTGTCGGCGCGAGGCAATGGGATTCAGAATATTGCCTCGCTATCGGGATTAAAGAAATTGCGATATCTGGCATTAGAGAATAATCGAATTGACGAATTAACACCTTTAACGTTTCTAACCGAATTACAGGAGCTACATTTATCACGCAATGCGATTCGGAGTATACAACCGTTGTCTGGACTAGTTGTATTGAAGACTTTGATACTGAGCCATAATAAAATTCAAGACTTTCGGACATTGCAAGTATTGCCAAGTCTGAAGCGGGTAGAATTGCTGGGAATGGTCATCACAAAAAATCCCTGCCCGCTGATGTTAAAACGAGGAATTTGCGTGTACCATCAGAAGCCTGGCAGCGAAAAAGTGGCTAAAGAGTTGATTACACCTAGTAGGTCATCTGAACCAAAAAAGCTGGAATCAAACTCGATAAAGCCCGTAAAAAATTAG
- a CDS encoding glycosyltransferase family 4 protein, whose product MHIIALEKYPSSQRGGQELSLFDMCQGLASAGHSVSLMHGNFGDLVDRYSSFCQQIFSVPSLALSRKTLLKSLLNLLPDLFKIRHQIATTDSPLLYCNQIYDIPLPALLATLTGTPFACHLRLPPPQNLNPIYQQAIQRVDRFFTVSEHTRQQWIDFGISPAKIVTIHNGTNPDKFAPDDPAKRELLRQKFLQTWNIPSSAKILAYTGRLDRRKGIEVLLPAIAQLRERFPDLHLLIAGKALLDGPQYQAKLEQQTIDLGISDIVHFLGHISNPSQLYAASHLTVIPSLWPEPFGKVVIESMACGTPVVASRTGGIPEILTGEFAMGLCEPKNADRLAETIAQLMDWPTTHPELGQRSRHHVLQNFTLATAIQRLETELDHTLQRRVTDYTVPHSAVANYKS is encoded by the coding sequence ATGCACATCATTGCGCTGGAAAAATATCCTTCCTCTCAGCGCGGAGGTCAAGAACTAAGCCTGTTCGATATGTGTCAGGGACTTGCAAGCGCTGGTCATAGCGTTTCATTGATGCATGGCAATTTCGGTGATTTAGTCGATCGCTACAGCAGCTTTTGTCAGCAAATATTTTCTGTCCCCAGTCTGGCGTTATCCCGCAAAACCTTACTTAAATCACTGCTGAATCTTCTGCCCGATCTGTTCAAAATTCGCCATCAGATTGCCACGACAGACAGCCCATTGCTTTACTGCAACCAAATTTACGATATTCCCTTGCCCGCGCTACTGGCTACACTGACCGGCACCCCCTTTGCTTGCCATCTGCGTTTGCCACCACCCCAAAACCTCAATCCGATCTATCAGCAAGCGATTCAGCGAGTCGATCGGTTCTTCACGGTTTCCGAGCACACCCGTCAGCAGTGGATTGATTTCGGGATTTCGCCTGCCAAGATCGTCACTATCCACAACGGTACAAATCCTGACAAATTTGCGCCAGATGATCCTGCCAAACGTGAGTTGCTCAGGCAGAAATTCCTCCAAACATGGAATATTCCATCCAGTGCCAAAATTTTGGCCTATACCGGTCGCCTCGATCGCCGCAAAGGCATCGAAGTATTACTTCCAGCCATCGCCCAACTCCGTGAACGCTTTCCCGATTTACATCTTTTAATCGCTGGGAAAGCCTTGCTCGATGGTCCCCAGTACCAAGCTAAACTGGAGCAGCAAACGATCGACCTTGGCATCAGCGATATCGTACATTTCCTCGGCCATATCTCCAATCCGAGCCAACTATATGCCGCCAGTCACCTTACCGTTATCCCGAGTTTATGGCCCGAACCCTTCGGCAAGGTTGTAATTGAGTCGATGGCCTGCGGCACACCAGTGGTCGCCAGTCGTACCGGCGGCATACCGGAGATTCTCACCGGGGAATTTGCCATGGGCCTCTGCGAACCGAAAAATGCCGATCGTCTGGCTGAGACGATCGCCCAACTCATGGATTGGCCAACGACGCACCCCGAATTGGGCCAGCGGAGTCGCCATCACGTCCTCCAAAATTTCACCTTAGCCACTGCGATTCAGCGACTTGAAACCGAACTTGACCATACGTTACAGCGTCGAGTCACTGACTATACTGTTCCTCATTCTGCCGTTGCCAACTATAAAAGCTAA